TCCGCTCGTCCATCGCCGAGAACGACCAGATGTATGGCACGGCCATCGAGTTCTTCCCCAAGAAGTTCACGCTGGCTCAGTTCGATGCCGCCATCAACAAGTGGAAGTTCGGGCTGTACCTCTCGAACTCGCTGGCGGTGGGGCTGGTCACCACCATCCTGACCACGGCGATGGCGACGTTGGCCGCGTACAGCCTGGTGCGGCTGCGGTTCCCCGGCCGCGCGGCCCTCGCGCGCTCGGTGCTGTTCGTCTACCTGATTCCGGGCGGCCTGCTGTTCATCCCCTTGTTCATGATCATGCAGCGGCTCGGCCTGTTGAACAGCCAGCTTGCCCTGGTGGTGAGCTACCAGTCGTTCGCCATCCCGTTCTGCACCTGGATGCTGATCGGGTACTTCAAGGGGATCCCGCCCGAGATGGAGGAGGCGGCCCAGATCGACGGGGCCAGCCGGCTGCAATCGATGTGGCTGGTGCTCTTGCCGATGGCGGCCCCGGGCCTCGTGGCGGCGGCGGTCTTCACCTTCACGCTGGCCTGGAACGAGTTCCTGTTCGCCCTGGTGTTCATCACCTCGGACAGCTTCCGGACGCTGCCCGTGGGGCTGGCCGGCCTGATCCGCGGCGACATCTATCTCTGGGGACCGATGATGGCCGGCTCGGTGCTGGCGGCGATCCCTGTGATGGTGCTCTACACGCTGGCGAACCGCATGCTGGTGCAGGGGCTGGCAGCAGGAGCCGTCAAGGGGTAGGTGTTGGATCGTGGGTCGTAGGTCGTGGGAGACGCACCCCCACGGCCTGCGATCTATGACCCTCGATCCGCTTCAGTCTTCCTGATCCAGCGCGAAGGCAGTGTGCAACGCGTTGACGGCCGCGTTCGCCTGGTCGGCTGCGATGATGCAGGTGATCCGGATGTCCGAGGTCGTGATCATGTCGATGTTGATGCCCGCCGCCGAGAGCGCCTGGAACATGCGCGCGGCGTAGCCCGGCGCGCTCTGCATGCCGGTCCCGACAATCGAGATCTTCGCCAGCCCGTCCGAGTGGTCGAGGCCAGCCGCGCCGATGCTCGGCACGATCTGCTCGACGATGGCGGCGGCCCGGGCATGCTCGGCGCGGCTGACCGTGAACGACATGTCGGTCTTGCCGTCCAGGCTGGTGTTCTGGACGATGACGTCCACGCTGATGGCCGCGTCCGCCAGCGGGTTGAAGATGGCGGCGGCGACGCCCGGGCGGTCCGGCACGCCGACGATACGAATCTTGGCTACGTCCGTGTCGTGGGCGATGCCCCGGACGTTCTTGCGAACTTCCACGTTATCAGTCCGAGTGATGAGCGTGCCCGGCGCGTCCGCGAAGCTGGAACGTACCAGGATCGGCACGTCGTACACTTCCCCGAGCTCGACAGCTCTGGGGTGCATCACCCTGGCCCCGAGGCTCGCCAATTCTAGCATCTCTTCGTACGAGATCCTGTCGACCTTGCGCGCTTTGGGCACGACGCGCGGGTCTGCCGTGTAGATGCCTTCCACGTCCGTGAGGATCTCGCAGCGGTCCGCCTTGAGCGCGGCGGCCAGTGCAACAGCCGTCGTGTCGGAGCCGCCC
This is a stretch of genomic DNA from Chloroflexota bacterium. It encodes these proteins:
- a CDS encoding aspartate kinase — translated: MTSQAGRQLIVQKYGGTSVGSAERIIASAERVAALAAEGNDMVVTVSAMGKTTDQLIQLARQVSHDPEGRELDQLLVTGEQVSASLMAMALIARGRPAVSLTGAQAGIRTTRLFTKARITDIQPERLKREIAAGRIAIVTGFQGITDDQDMTTIGRGGSDTTAVALAAALKADRCEILTDVEGIYTADPRVVPKARKVDRISYEEMLELASLGARVMHPRAVELGEVYDVPILVRSSFADAPGTLITRTDNVEVRKNVRGIAHDTDVAKIRIVGVPDRPGVAAAIFNPLADAAISVDVIVQNTSLDGKTDMSFTVSRAEHARAAAIVEQIVPSIGAAGLDHSDGLAKISIVGTGMQSAPGYAARMFQALSAAGINIDMITTSDIRITCIIAADQANAAVNALHTAFALDQED
- a CDS encoding carbohydrate ABC transporter permease, whose amino-acid sequence is MQGTLEAPTESRSWLGSSRGRSKRMIVYATIAFYLFVVLLPLYWMVRSSIAENDQMYGTAIEFFPKKFTLAQFDAAINKWKFGLYLSNSLAVGLVTTILTTAMATLAAYSLVRLRFPGRAALARSVLFVYLIPGGLLFIPLFMIMQRLGLLNSQLALVVSYQSFAIPFCTWMLIGYFKGIPPEMEEAAQIDGASRLQSMWLVLLPMAAPGLVAAAVFTFTLAWNEFLFALVFITSDSFRTLPVGLAGLIRGDIYLWGPMMAGSVLAAIPVMVLYTLANRMLVQGLAAGAVKG